GGAAATCGCTGCGCTTTTTCAAAAGGCTCAGGAAGGCTATGAAGTTGTGTTTGCCAAAAGAGTCGTGCGCCGGGACAGTTGGTTGAAACGTATGTCCTCAAAGGCTTTTTACCGTGTATATGACTACTTTACCGGCCATGTTTCTGATCACACTGTGGCGAACTTCAGTATTGCCCATAAAAAGGTGATAAAAGGCTTCAGGCAGATGCGGGAGCAGAGCCGTCTATATCCGCTTTTTCTTCAATGGATGGGGTACAAGACAGCGAGTATTGTAGTCGAGCACAAAGAACGAGGCGAGGGAAAGTCCTCGTATAATTTGAAAAAACTGATCACTTTAGCGACAGATACTATCATCGCCCAGTCAAACAAACCTTTACGATTATCGATTCAAATAGGCTTTTTTATATCGCTCGGTTCATTTTTATATGGAATGTACCTGTTTCTCAGATATTTCTTTATGGATGAGCATGTTCAAGGCTGGACAAGTGTGATGGTGAGTATGTATTTCATCGCGGGTCTGATGTTTTTCAACTTCGGAATTATCGGGCTCTACATCGGAAAAGTTTTCAATGAAGCCAAAGGAAGACCGCTTTACCTGATTCGCGAACAGATAAATGAAAAGGAAGCGGCGAAGGATCGGAGATGATTTTGTGACGGAATATTTGCGTCCCACTCCCTGGGATGTCCGGAATTTTCATATCGATACATTTGAAGTAACCAGTATGGAGGAAGAGGCGCTTGCGCAAACCGAAGAGCGTAAAGGCCATTACACGATAAAAATAGATCCGCTTTCAAACCCAAAGCGTCTGTTAGACAGCGGGTTTTACTATGTGGATACGTTAATTGAACCCGTCTGTAAAGCGGAAAAGCTATTAAACTTCGATCAGGAAGGTATCACGATAGAAGAGAGATATAACCTGAACACCGTTTTGGAGATTGCTGAAAAAACCTTCCATCATGGCCGGTTTCACCGTGATTTTAATATTCCAAATGAACAGGCGGATAAAAGGTACATGAACTGGACGAAGGATTTAATTGAGAAAGAGCAAGTCTATGCATTAAATGTTCAAGGTGAAACAGCCGGTTTTTATGGGTTTGAAAAGGATAAAGTCCTCCTGCTTGGAATGAGCAGGAAATATCGTGGAAAAGGGCTGGCGAGGCCGTTTTTAAGCGCAGCCTGCCAAAAGCAACTGATTGAATCAGGAAGTGAGGAGCTAACGACATCTATTTCGGCAGCCAATGTGGCTTCTCTCAATTTGTTTTATTCCCTCGGATATCGCCTGCGTACAACAAAAGACGTTTATCACAAGCTCAATCGGCTGGGCGGGTGACGTATGGGATACGTATATATTTTCGGAACAATCTTTTTCACCGTATACGGCCAGTTAATTTTAAAATGGAAAATTGATCAATATGGAGGACTGCCTCTTTTATGGAAAGATAAATTCATCTTTCTGCTGCAGCTGCTTCTTAACCCATTTATATTATCCGGCTTCTTATCAGCTTTTGTCGCATCTATTTTCTGGATGGCAGCGATGACAAAGTTTGATATCAGCTATGCCTACCCGTTTATGAGCCTGTCATTTGTGCTTGTTTTTGTACTATCCGTTTTTCTTTTTGGAGAACCGATGACATTTAAAAAGGTTATGGGCATCTCCTTGATCGTAGCAGGAATTATTGTAATGAGGTGATCTGATGATTCCATTTAACCGCCCCTGTGTCGTCGGGGGCGAAGAAGAACTAATCAAAGAAGCTGTAGTCAATGCCAAGCTGTCGGGAAATGGACCATTCGATAAAAAATGCACCGCCTGGCTTGAAGATCGATTAGACTGTACACGTGCTTTTATGACACCGTCATGTACTGCTGCTCTGGAAATGGCGGCTATTTTAACAGAAGCAGGGCCGGGCGATGAAGTCATAATGCCTTCATACACGTTCGTTTCAACAGCCAATGCATTTGCTTTAAGAGGAGCTGAAATTCGCTTCGTCGATATTGAAGAAAAAACGCTCAATATCTCACCTAAGCAAATTGAACAGGCGATTACTCCGCGAACAAAAGTGATTGTTGTCGTTCATTATGCCGGAGTGTCATGCGAGATGGATGAGATTATGAGGATAGCTGAAGAGCATGGACTTTGGGTCATTGAAGATGCGGCCCAGGCGTTAACAAGTACTTATAAAGGAAAGCCTTTAGGTACAATCGGCCATTTAGGCACCTTCAGTTTTCATGAGACGAAAAATTACACATGCGGTGAAGGGGGGACGCTGATCGTCAACCACCAGCCATTGATTGAGAGGGCGGAAATGGTTCAGGAAAAAGGAACGAACCGAGCCCAGTTCTCCCGGGGAATGGTTGATAAATATACGTGGCGCGACCTCGGCTCCTCCTATCTCCTAAGCGAGCTTAACTCGGCTTATCTTTTTCAGCAGTTTAAAAATATTGATCAGATTAATAAAGATCGCATGGAAAGATGGAATCAATATAGGGACGATCTGCAGGAAGTTACCGCGATCCCAGAAATAGAAGGTCCCTTTATACCGGAACAAATCGAACATAATGCCCATATGTTTTATTTGAAATGCAGAGATGAGCAGGAACGAGCCGATCTTATCGGTTATTTAAAAGAAAATGATGTAATGGCTGTTCCGCATTACGTGCCGCTTCACTCTTCCCATGCAGGAGAACAGTTTGGTACGTTTATAGGAAAAGACAATTTTACAACGCGGGAAAGCGAACGAATTGTCCGGCTGCCTTTATATTATGGAATTACAGAAGAGGATGTCCGTCATGTGGTCAAATACGTTCAGATATTTTATCAAGCATAGATGGATCGTACTTTCATGTGCGGTCCTGTTTCTATATTTACTACCCTATTACGCGTTGGGCGGGGATACCCACATTCGCGTGCATGATAATCTCGATTCCAACATCGTTTGGTATAAAATGCTCGCCGAAAGCGGACAGATTTTTGCCGGCCCCGACGCCACTCTGCCTAACGTAATCAACGGGCTGCCAAGAAGTGCGCTCCCTTCTGCGTTAGACGGCGTTCTATGGCTACATGTGTGGTTTGGTCCAATGAGTGCCTATATCATCAGCCAGACGATTATGAGAATCGGCGCGTTCTTTGGCATGTATCTATTATTAAGCCGTTTCGTCATTCCAGAAAATAAAAGAAAATGGATCACAGCGGGGGTTTCACTCTCTTTTGCCATGCTTCCGTTTTGGCCGTCCGGTGTATTGACGGTTGCTGGCCTGCCATTAGCTTTTTATCTGTTTTTAACCATTCGGAAAAAAGGAAAACAAACGCCACGGTATATTTGGCTGGCATTAGCCGTTATTCCGTTTTTCTCAAATTTCATCTTAACCTTTATTTTCTTCCTCGGAATTATGGGAGCCCTCTGGCTGGTGGAATGGATACGGAAAAAACAATTTAATGCCCCTTTTTTTATTGCAATTGCCGGTATGACCATGCTTTATGTCGTGAAAAATTATTTGTTGATCTACACGATGTTCATAGATTCCTCGTTCACATCGCACCGTGAGGAAAATGATCTCGGCCATAAAGACATCTCCGAAACGATTGAGCTGTTCGAAAAGAATTTTTTGTACGGACATACCCATGATGAGGCAATTCAGACGCCTTACGTCATACTGGTGATCATCGCCGCATTGTTTATCGCAATGCTTCGGGGAGGCTATCCGACCCGGCTTGTACTGATGTTTAGCTCCATCCCGGTTCTCTCTCTATGGTATGCCTTTTGGTACTGGGAAGGCTTGAGGCTGCTTAAAGACAACATGGGTCTGTTTAACAGCTTCAACTTTGCCCGTATTCACTTTTTTGACCCGATGCTGTGGTATTTATGTTTTGCTCTGGCACTTGTCATTATAGCCAGGCAGGTAAAAGGCAGCCAGCTGATCGCCGCCGTTTTAATTGTTATGCAATGCTGGAATGTCTATCAACTTAAGGAAGAAACGAAGTATGGCGAGTTCAATACCCCGACGTTTAACGAGTTTTATTCGACAGAGCTTTTTGATCAGATTCAAGCCTATATCGGAGAAGATCCTTCCGAGTACCGTGTTGTCAGTGTCGCTATGCACCCAACGATTCCACAATACAACGGTTTTTATACCCTGGATACTTACAACAACACCTATCCGTTAGAGTATAAACATAAATTCCGGGAAGTCATCGCTCCTGAACTTGAGAAAAGCCCCAAATTAAAAAATTACTACGACACGTGGGGCGGAAGGGCCTATGTCTATTCCAGTGAACTAGGCAAAAAATATATGTTTAAAAAGAGCAGTGATAAAACGATTGAAGAGCTATTAATAAATACTCAGGCGTTAAAAGGATTAGGAGGAGAATATGTCCTCGCAGGGCTGCCAATTGAAAACTACGAAGAAATCGGGCTGTCATTAGAGAAATCCTTTGAAACTGAGGATTCACCATGGAGGATTTATTTATATAGCGTGAAGTAAATGTAAATGGACCTAATAATTAAATAGCTAAAAGGAATTACAGCCTGGCAAGCAATAGTTTCATCCAGCCTATATGGTGAGAATTTCGGAATAAGCATTATAGTATTTTTTGTTCAACTTCATCTCGTACTATGTCTCTTCCAACCAGATTGTGTTATTTTGATACCCATAAAGGAGGAAGGGAGAGGATGAATGTGAAAAAATTGGCAAGCTTCTTTATATGCAGTCTTATGCTGTTAACTTTCAGCCCTATGCTCGAACGTGTTGAGGCGCATAAAGAGTCTGCAGCTATTGAAGACAAGCAGCAGGAGCGGGAGCTCGTAAAAGAACTTGAAGAACATAGAATCACTGAACTTCATTTTGTAACTGGACTGGACGAAGAGTTATCAAGCAAACCAACATTCAATGAACAAATGAGCAAGACTCAAAGGTCAGCATCCGATGATGTGGGAGAGCAGATGCTTAAGAATCTTAATGCGACAGGAGAGAAGGAATGGAACAGCTCCGTCCAAGAATTTGCCCAGCAGCTGCCTATAGATGAGGAAGCAAAAGAAACGCTTGGAAATTATTTGAGCTACGATGCTGTGAAGGAAAATATATCTTCTTCTCTCCATTCATCTAATGATTTAACTGAGGCTTTAACTCTATCCTTGAATGAAGAAGGTCTCCCAATCCCATTTGCAGAAATGATAGCAAGAACACTAGTATTCCTGCTTTATTAAATTATGACCAGGTGCTAAGGGAGGTGCCTGGTACGCTGGGGAGACCGCCGGTACATGGTACCAAAAACATCCATCTACAAAAAACGCGAAAATTTTCTGTATTTTCAGATACGGTTTTGTTATACTAGATTAAAAGTAAATGATTTTAAGGTGAAGGCGCCTATGTAGTCTGCTTTATGCTGACTACATAGGCGCCTTTTGTATTTTATAAAAAGGGGAGGGTTTTATGAAATTATCTTGCAAGCTGTTTGAGGAAGTTTACCATTTCAAGTCCATTAAAGATGTATTAGCAAAGGCGAGCGAAGAGAAGTCAGGAGATGTCATGGCGAAGATTGGAACAGAGTCTTCGTTAGAAAGAATGGCAGCAAAATATGTATTAAGTGAGCTTCAGTTAAAAGATATCTATGAGAATCCTGTCATTTCCTACGATACAGATGAAGTAAGCCGGATCATCTACGAGGATGTGAGTACCTATATTTATAAAGAAGTGGCAAATTGGACGGTTGGTGAACTAAGGGAATATATTCTTTCCCACTCAACGAGTCCATCTGATCTTAAGAGACTCAGCCGAGGGTTAACAAGTGAGATGATCTCCGCGGTGGCGAAGCTGATGTCGAGTATTGATTTGGTGTTAGCTTCACAAAAGATGAAGCATCAAGCTCACTGTAATACGACGATTGGAGAACCTGGACGATTGGCATTCAGATGTCAGCCGAACCACCCGGTTGATAATCCTGATGGAATTTTAGCTTCTATTAAAGAAGGTTTATCTTATGGTGCTGGTGATGCAGTAATTGGGATTAACCCTAACAACGAAGCTGTTGAATCAGTTGCTAAACTTTTAACAATGAGCCATGAGTTCATGCAGCAATGGGAGATTCCTACACAAAACTGTGTTCTTGCCCACATTACCACTCAAATGCAGGCTATGAAGCAAGGGGCCCCTGTCGCTCTTCTTTTTCAAAGCTTAGCAGGCACTCAAGTGGCGAACGATGACTTTGGTGTTCAGTCGAAAATCTTAGATGAGGGTTATGAATTAATGAAGGCGAAGGGGACATCCGCCGGACCTAACTTTTTCTATTTTGAAACAGGTCAAGGCTCAGAGGTGTCGCTGGACGGTCATTTAGGTGTAGATATGCAGACCTTGGAAGCGAGAACTTACGGGTATGCGCGCCATTGGAATCCATTTATGGTAAACAATGTTTCAGGATTTATTGGGCCTGAAACGCTATTTGACGGCAAGCAGATGATCAGGGCAGACCTTGAAGACTTGTTCATGGGCAAACTTCATAATTTACCAATGGGGATTGCACCTACTTATACAAACCATATGAGTGCGGACCAGAATGATCAGGAAATTGCCGGTATGTTAACAACAGTGGCAGGAGCAAACTTTTACATGGGGGTTCCCGGCGGTGATGATGTCATGCTCAGCTATCAGGATACGAGTTATCATGATGATGCAAGTTTACGTGAGATGTTAGGTTTACGCCCTTTGGCTGATTTTGAGAAGTGGTTGGAAAAGATGGGAATTATGGAAAATGGACGTTTGACAGAAAAAGCAGGCGACTTATCGATCTTCAATTAATGAAGGGAGGGTAAACAGGAGATGAATATTGAAGAAATCGTAAAAAGTGTGATCGAAGAAATGGAACAAAAAAAGGTGAAAACTCCATATATAGATAAGAAATACGACAGAGAAAAAGAGTTTACGTATCAATTTTCAAAAAAGGTTACTGTAGACAACCCCGCCGATGCAGACATGATTGAAAGTGTGCAGAAGATCACACCTGCCAGGATCGGTATTGGACGGGCAGGCACACGAATGAAAACGAAAAACTATCTGGATTTTCGGGTAGACCACGCCGCTGCGCAGGATGCGGTTTTTAAGGATGCAGAAGAATCTGTTCTTAAGGATATGGGACTGCCTATTCTTCATTCTCGAGCACAATCCATGCAGGAGTATTTAATGAACTTGGATGTTGGACGAAAGCTGAATAAGGAATCAGCAGAGTGGCTTGAGGAAAATGGTTCAAAAGGGAAACAGGTACAGATTATTGTCTCCGATGGATTGAGCTCTACTGGGGTAGAACATACAGTACCCGACCTTTATCATTCTTTAGTTCAAGGGTTAAAATCAAAAAATATCTCTATGGGCACTCCAATTTTTGTTAAGAAAAGCAGAGTCTGGCTTCAGGATGAGGTAGCTTCGATTGTCGATTGTGATTTAGTAATTTCATTAATTGGAGAGAGACCGGGATTGGCAACGGCGAAAAGCATCAGTGCGTATATTATCTACAAACCTAATAAGGACAGTGTTGAAGCAGATCGAACCGTGTTTTCAAATATCCATGAAGGGGGAGTTCCCCCAGTGGAAGCGGGTGCTTACCTATCAGAAATTATAGAAAAAATGCTCAAGCACAAAGCGAGCGGAGTAAAATTTTCCCAAATAAACTAAACATTCAGAATATTGACTTTTTTGACATCGAAGTCTATAATTCTATTAGTTTCGATGAAAAAGAGCAAGAAAGCACGCCTGATGTGGAGGTCATGGGGAAAATGACTGATCGCTCAATGATTACTTCTTTATGTAAAGAACATACGAATCTACAAGGGGAAGATATCGAGAAGATTATTGAAGTTAGTCAATCAATGCAAATGATGGCTGATTTATCAAAGGCCAATATTTTTATTGATTGTCTACTTCGTGATGAGAACCATGCCATCGTTGTTGCTGAAGCAGCTCCACGAACGGCAAAGTCTATTTATGAAAAGCAAGTCGCTGGAAATATTGCTTATCAAACGTTTGAACCTGCTGTGTTGTATTGTTTAAGAACAGGGAATACGATGAGCTCCAATCGTGCCATAACACAAGAAAGAAAAAAGGTAGAGCAAAGCGTCGTACCCATTTTTAATCATAAAGATAAAGTTATTGGAACACTCATTATGGAGAAGGACATTAGTGACCATGTTGAAAAACAGGAAGAATTGAAAGCGCTGTCAAAAACAACCGAAACACTAAGCGGTCTTCTCATGAATGATTCAGGCAGTCAGCCGATTGTTCCTGAATTAATGGAAGAAGCTTTGTTCTATATCGGGGAGAAAGGCGAATTATTATATTCGAATCCCGCGGCTATCAATCTCCTCCATGAGTTAGAAGGAATGTCGTGTGAATATGGTGAAAATTTAGCCGCTTGCCTGCCGCTTTTAGAAGAAATAGTTGAAGAGCCTGGCGAGCTTCTCGTAAAAGAACTAGAATCCCATGATAAGACATTCAAACTCAAAAAGATTCCATTGCCTCACAGCAAGAAAGACAACGGCATGTTTATTATTATGAGGGATTTGACGGAACTTCGGGAAAAAGAGAAAGAACTGATTATGAAGTCTGTAGCTATTCAGGAAATTCATCACCGAGTGAAAAATAATCTGCAGACGGTGGCCAGCCTGCTGAGACTTCAAATGAGACGGGGAATTCCGGAAGAGAGTAAGGTCTACTTTCTGGAAAGCTTAAATCGTATCTTGAGCATTGCTTCCGTATATGAAGTAATTTTATCTAACAGCAGTATTGATGAAGTCGATATTTACGAACTTACAGAGAAGATTGGCAATATGCTTGTCTATACGACAGGTTATTCTGGTAAAAAAATAACAATTGAATATGCGGGAGACAGCTTAATCATTGAATCTGGAAGAGCAGTATCGATTGCCCTCATTATTAATGAATTGATCCAAAATTGTATCAATCATGCATTCGAAAATAGAGTTAAAGGGACGATCAGCATAGGATTTGAGCAGCGGGATGAGAAGATGACAGTTGTCGTCAAAGACGATGGGATAGGTTATAAAGAAGAGAATAAAGCATCCTTGGGACTGGATATTGTAAAAAGAATGGCCGAGCATGATTTATCAGGAACTTTTCAAATAAAGGGAATGAATAAAGGCACAGAGGCTTATCTTACATTTCCTCAAGAAAGAAGGGTGTAAAATGAGTAAGAAAATATTACTAGTAGAAGATGAATCGATTGTTCGCATGGATATATCGTTAATGCTGCAGGATGCTGGGTTTGAAGTAATAGGAGAAGCCGGGGATGGCGAGAAAGCGATTGAACTGGCGGAAAGTTTGAAACCTGATCTCATAATCATGGATATTAAAATGCCGAAATTAAATGGATTAAAGGCCAGCAAAATAATTTCCAAAATGTTTAACATCCCAATACTTCTCTTAACAGCTTACAGCCAGCAGGAATTTATCGAAAAAGCTAAAGAGGCGAATATAGTAGGATACATTGTCAAACCTGTGGCGGAAAACCGATTAATTCCCGCAGTTGAAATTGCTCTTCATCAAGGAGAAGTATCCGAAAGATACAGATCAGAAGTTAAAGAGGCGGATGCTCGTCTCGAGGCACGTAAAACGGTGGAAAGAGCTAAAGGATTATTAATGGAGGAATTTGGCTATTCAGAAGACACCTCTTACAAGAAGTTGAGAAAGATCAGCATGAACAAACAATGGACGCTGGAAAAAGTGGCCCAGCAAGTTTTGAGGAAATATTCGCCGGAACGTCAGCTTACTAATACCAAGTAAATAAAGCTAGCAAAGGTGCTAGAGGAGCAGTGATTCAATCGTCACTGTTCTTCTAGCATTTTTATTTTTTAAAAAAGGAGTGGGAGATCTTATGGTTTTAGTCGGAAATATAGTGATTTACATTATTATGACCTGTGCTGTTATCGGGGCGATTGCTTCTATTAAAAATAGCGAAGATGGAATTGGCGGCCAATTTATGGAAGGTCTTCATGCAATTGGCCACATTTTTGTACCTGCTGCCGGTATTATGGCTTCGATCCCTTATTTATCGTGGTTCATTGATAAAGTATTTGGTCCATTTTTTGAAAAGATTGGGGCAGATCCTGCAATTGCCGCTACGACGATTCTTGCTTCTGACATGGGAGGCTATCAGCTGGCTGAGGCGCTGCAGCAATCGTACGAAGCCTGGATCATGGCATTAATTGTCGGCTTTATGGCAGGGGCGACCATCGTGTTCTCGATTCCTATGGGATTGGCGATGCTAGATAAACGAGACCATAAGTATATGGCTTTAGGGATTATGTCAGGGCTGCTGACTATTCCGATCGGTGTTTTGATCTCGAGTGTAATTATCACGATGACAAATGCCAATGTAAGGGAAGTCGTATCCACCAATGCGGATTCCACTTATGAATTTGCTATGAACTACTTAGCCATTTTTGCTAATTTAACACCTCTTATTATTTTCGTTGTTGTATTAGCGGCTGGTTTATATTTCTTGCCCGACATGATGATTAATGGATTTATGTGGTTTGGAAGAATTTTAGATGCAGGGATCAAATTAGTACTCGTCTTCTCCATCGTCGAGTATTTTACAGGGTTTTTCTCTCTCGTATTTGGCGGGTGGGGCTTTGATCCAATTATGGCTGATGCGGATGACCAGTTTAGAGCACTTGAAACAGCCGGTTACATTGGAATTATGCTTGCTGGTGCTTTTCCAATGGTATATTTACTGCAGAAATATGCGGCTCGTCCGCTGGAGTCCATTGGTAAGAAGCTTGGTTTAAGTGCGGTGGGAAGTGCAGGGCTTGTAGCAACCATTGCGAATATTTTAGCAATGTTTAAACTTGTCCGCTCTATGCCTCCTAAAGATAAAGTTATTAACATTGCTTTTGCTGTTTGTGCGGCGTTCTTACTGGGAGATCATCTATCATTTACTGCGAACTTCCAGCCAACCTTAATCCTTCCGATCATAGCCGGTAAGCTATCAGCCGGGGTAATTGCAATTGGTGTTGCCTACTGGCTTTCCGTTCCAAAAGCGAGAGAACTTGAAAGAGAAGATCGAGCAAATGGAGTCATTGGAAAAGATGAGTATATCGAAAAAGAAGAATTTGAAGGTGACGTCGTAGCAACAAGCGGGGATGCAAAATAATCGAATAACCGGTGAGGAGGGGTAGAAGTTGAGTGAAGAAAAGAAAAGGTTTATTCAAGAATTTGTTCCTGGAAAACAAGTGACGCTGAGTCATTTAATTGCTAACCCGGATGTAGATATGTTTGAAAAGTTGGGCATTGAAGAATCAGGGGCTTTAGGTATTCTCACCTTAACTCCGAGTGAAACGGTGATTATTGCCGGTGATTATGCTACAAAAGCAGCTCATGTAGGGATTGGTTTTTTAGATCGGTTTACGGGAAGCCTCGTCCTGATTGGGAGTGTTTCAGAGGTTGAAATGTCGATGAAAGAAGTGAATCGGTTCTTATCAGAAACGCTGGGTTATACCCCTTCGAAAATTACAAAATCTTAAAAAGGGGGGATGGTGTGTCTAAGAAGAATAGAGGAATGCTCGTTGGAGCGATTGGTGCTGGTAAATCTACACTGGCGCTGGCATTATTAGGCCGCAAGCCGAAAGCGATAAAAACACAATCACTCACTTATGAAGATTGGCTTGTAGATACTCCAGGTGAATATACCGAAAACCCTATGTATTATAAAAATATCATGGCGACTGCTTTAGAAGTTACGCATGTTTTATTCATCCAGGATGCTACTCGGAAGAAAACGATCTTTCCTCCTGGATTCAGCACGGGGTTAAATAAATTACCTATTGGAATTGTTACAAAAGCCGATGATGAGCAGGCTGACATCAAGCATTCCATTAAACAGCTTAAAAAAGTGATACCGAAAGGACCGATTGTTGTTACGTCAGCTAAGGAAAATAAAGGAATACAGATGATCAGAGATCTCGTTATGTGTAACAGTCTCAGTGAGATGAAAGGTTATGTGAAGCAAACGGATGATGAACATATCATCTTTAATGAATCCCTTTACAAATAACGATAATTATTTTACTATTCTGAGTAGAAGCACTATTTAAAAATCCATACACTCGGGCAAAGGCGCCTTATATGAACTATCTTCAATGGATAGTTCATATGAGGTGCCTTTTTATTTTCGAAAGGGGGAAAGGATTGTGCATCAAAGAAAAACAGAGAATATTCTTAGTGCCGGTATTGATATTGGGACAAGTACCACTAAATTAATCATAAGCAGACTTTCTTTGAGAAACACAGCCGGAAGCACTCACATGCCCCGTATCGAAATTACAGAAAAAGAGATCATTTACAAAAGCCCGATTTTCCGCACCCCCTTATTAACCGGAACAGAAATCAATATGGAGGAAGTCGAAAAACTGGTTCGCGATCAATATGAAGAAGCTGGAATACGACCAGAGGATATTCAAACGGGTGCGGTGATTATCACAGGAGAAACAGCCACTAAATCAAATGCTCAGGAAATGATTAATCAATTATCAGAACACGCCGGTGATTTTCTTGTAGCTACTGCCGGTCCTGACCTGGAAAGCATTATCGCAGCCAAGGGTTCAGGAGCCTATGATTTTTCAAAAAGGTCGAGCAAAACGATAGCTAATATTGATATTGGCGGTGGAACAGCAAACATTGCCATCTATAGAAACGCGAAATTACTGGGGACATGCACATTGCATATTGGAGGGAAGTTAATCGAATT
This window of the Halobacillus sp. Marseille-Q1614 genome carries:
- a CDS encoding ANTAR domain-containing response regulator: MSKKILLVEDESIVRMDISLMLQDAGFEVIGEAGDGEKAIELAESLKPDLIIMDIKMPKLNGLKASKIISKMFNIPILLLTAYSQQEFIEKAKEANIVGYIVKPVAENRLIPAVEIALHQGEVSERYRSEVKEADARLEARKTVERAKGLLMEEFGYSEDTSYKKLRKISMNKQWTLEKVAQQVLRKYSPERQLTNTK
- a CDS encoding EutP/PduV family microcompartment system protein, whose protein sequence is MSKKNRGMLVGAIGAGKSTLALALLGRKPKAIKTQSLTYEDWLVDTPGEYTENPMYYKNIMATALEVTHVLFIQDATRKKTIFPPGFSTGLNKLPIGIVTKADDEQADIKHSIKQLKKVIPKGPIVVTSAKENKGIQMIRDLVMCNSLSEMKGYVKQTDDEHIIFNESLYK
- the eutS gene encoding ethanolamine utilization microcompartment protein EutS, with amino-acid sequence MSEEKKRFIQEFVPGKQVTLSHLIANPDVDMFEKLGIEESGALGILTLTPSETVIIAGDYATKAAHVGIGFLDRFTGSLVLIGSVSEVEMSMKEVNRFLSETLGYTPSKITKS
- the eutH gene encoding ethanolamine utilization protein EutH is translated as MVLVGNIVIYIIMTCAVIGAIASIKNSEDGIGGQFMEGLHAIGHIFVPAAGIMASIPYLSWFIDKVFGPFFEKIGADPAIAATTILASDMGGYQLAEALQQSYEAWIMALIVGFMAGATIVFSIPMGLAMLDKRDHKYMALGIMSGLLTIPIGVLISSVIITMTNANVREVVSTNADSTYEFAMNYLAIFANLTPLIIFVVVLAAGLYFLPDMMINGFMWFGRILDAGIKLVLVFSIVEYFTGFFSLVFGGWGFDPIMADADDQFRALETAGYIGIMLAGAFPMVYLLQKYAARPLESIGKKLGLSAVGSAGLVATIANILAMFKLVRSMPPKDKVINIAFAVCAAFLLGDHLSFTANFQPTLILPIIAGKLSAGVIAIGVAYWLSVPKARELEREDRANGVIGKDEYIEKEEFEGDVVATSGDAK